A genomic region of Lytechinus pictus isolate F3 Inbred chromosome 2, Lp3.0, whole genome shotgun sequence contains the following coding sequences:
- the LOC129279416 gene encoding uncharacterized protein LOC129279416 encodes MTHVERMEQRISVHIRKWLGIPPCTTNISFYGHSTKLKLPLSALTEEFKVKKAHMYSTLRDSSDQVVRGTVPDIRTGRKWNAQQEVEEMESRLRHKDMVGPTQTNRAGLGMNPTQYFFKASTKMKQKMVSDEIRHKEEERRVAKAVGLVQQGAWCRWECVEPRSLSWKDIWKMESGTLKFLLRATYDVLPSPHNLKKWAKTENENCHRCGKKGSLRHILSNCQVSLVEGLYTWRHNEILKELSNALKISIEKANQTKPLKAPAMISFVKAGTSTGANRKARQHTSRLLCLARDWQLVSDLDEQMTFPSEIATTNMRPDMVVWSKQSKSVILCELTVPWEENIETAHEYKTSKYAGLILECKERGWKVDYYPVEIGCRGYATKSLHFFLSRMGTTNRRKLALDLMEIATRSSAWIWNKYKANLPNKQLEVASCLDAAGPPPAT; translated from the coding sequence ATGACGCATGTCGAGAGGATGGAGCAAAGAATCTCAGTGCACATCCGGAAGTGGCTTGGCATCCCTCCATGCACAACAAACATAAGCTTCTATGGCCATTCCACAAAGCTGAAGTTACCCCTGAGCGCTCTTACAGAGGAGTTTAAAGTGAAGAAGGCTCACATGTACTCGACACTTAGGGACTCCAGCGACCAGGTCGTTAGGGGGACTGTGCCAGACATTCGCACAGGACGCAAATGGAATGCCCAGCAAGAAGTTGAGGAAATGGAATCTCGGCTGAGGCACAAGGATATGGTTGGGCCTACACAAACCAATAGAGCAGGGCTAGGCATGAATCCAACCCAGTACTTCTTTAAGGCAAGCACAAAAATGAAGCAGAAGATGGTTTCTGACGAAATCCGTCACAAAGAGGAGGAACGACGTGTCGCTAAAGCAGTTGGCCTTGTGCAGCAGGGAGCTTGGTGTCGATGGGAGTGTGTAGAACCAAGGTCGCTATCCTGGAAAGACATATGGAAAATGGAATCAGGCACACTCAAATTTTTGTTACGAGCAACCTACGACGTTCTTCCTTCTCCTCATAACCTGAAGAAGTGGGCCAAGACTGAGAACGAGAATTGCCATAGATGTGGAAAGAAGGGTTCACTCAGACACATTCTATCAAATTGTCAGGTGTCTCTGGTAGAGGGCCTGTATACATGGAGGCACAATGAGATCTTGAAAGAACTGAGCAATGCCCTAAAGATCTCTATTGAGAAAGCAAACCAGACAAAGCCATTAAAAGCTCCAGCGATGATCTCATTTGTGAAGGCTGGAACAAGTACTGGAGCCAACAGAAAAGCTAGACAACACACAAGTAGGCTCCTTTGTCTAGCAAGAGATTGGCAATTGGTCTCAGACTTGGATGAGCAGATGACCTTTCCCAGTGAGATTGCGACTACCAACATGCGACCAGATATGGTAGTCTGGTCGAAGCAGTCCAAGTCTGTCATCCTCTGTGAACTGACTGTGCCATGGGAGGAGAACATTGAGACGGCCCATGAGTACAAGACGTCAAAATATGCCGGACTTATCCTAGAATGTAAGGAGAGGGGATGGAAGGTAGACTACTACCCAGTAGAGATTGGCTGCAGAGGTTATGCGACAAAGTCTCTCCATTTCTTCCTCTCAAGAATGGGGACAACCAACAGAAGGAAGCTGGCTTTGGACCTAATGGAGATCGCCACAAGGTCCTCAGCCTGGATTTGGAATAAATATAAAGCCAACTTACCAAACAAGCAGCTGGAGGTGGCATCTTGTCTTGATGCTGCTGGCCCGCCTCCTGCCACATAG